From a single Phragmites australis chromosome 7, lpPhrAust1.1, whole genome shotgun sequence genomic region:
- the LOC133923567 gene encoding uncharacterized protein LOC133923567 produces the protein MEGVTASFNPWTLLDSNDPGDRIGEPAAPAWVSNKAMNSSTPAKKKKKKKKKPAASGDPANGKAGPVGKQNGAAKANKNGVSGDGKNQSTAVQRGYHNEGYGAPMKEQQRVRALDEVEVPVVEEPLDIADQNDLAWVWEDILFLREDILLLAESIILLVEYILLKVGIIYIV, from the coding sequence ATGGAGGGGGTAACGGCCAGCTTCAACCCCTGGACGCTGCTCGACAGTAACGACCCCGGCGACCGCATCGGCGAACCCGCTGCACCTGCCTGGGTGTCCAACAAAGCCATGAACTCGTCTACGCcggcaaagaagaagaagaagaagaagaagaagccggcCGCGTCTGGCGATCCAGCTAACGGGAAAGCAGGCCCCGTCGGAAAGCAGAACGGCGCGGCGAAGGCGAACAAGAACGGCGTCTCCGGCGACGGCAAGAACCAGAGCACGGCGGTGCAGAGAGGCTACCACAACGAAGGTTACGGGGCGCCGATGAAGGAGCAGCAACGGGTACGGGCGTTGGACGAGGTGGAGGTCCCGGTGGTGGAAGAGCCGCTGGACATCGCTGATCAGAACGACCTGGCTTGGGTGTGGGAAGATATTCTCTTTTTACGCGAAGACATTCTCCTTTTAGCAGAGAGCATTATCCTTCTAGTAGAATACATTCTACTTAAAGTCGGaattatatatattgtgtaa
- the LOC133924538 gene encoding uncharacterized protein LOC133924538 isoform X2 has product MACYAALLHQPLASSLSLCSSSRRPGAGAPRLQRATRSISSAPARVLARARISPRCSYSVGAVEPPAAALRRVLETPGAHQAPACYDALSARLVERAGFRACFTSGFSISAARLGLPDVGLISYGEMIDQGRLITEAVSIPVIGDADNGYGNCMNVKRTVRGFINAGFAGIILEDQVSPKACGHTQGRKVVSREEAIMHIKAAVDARNESGSDIVIVARTDSRQALSLDEALLRVRAFADAGADVLFIDALASREEMKAFCAIAPGVPKMANMLEGGGKTPILGPVELEEIGYKIIAYPLSLIGVSMRAMEDALVAIKGGRIPPPGSLPSFEEIKDTLGFSHYYEEENQYVVTPAQSYRSGEPSSSGESKSRTEKPQEPVVDILPQVYDVGSTGGRGPSTGMWSRTLRLKITGRDGVQKFDARIPAGFLEGMTKIIPGLAGANIMERLRNAPIDMENPQNGQILLDVEDTVGDRIQVFIGL; this is encoded by the exons ATGGCGTGCTACGCCGCCCTCCTGCACCAGCCGCTCGCCTCCTCGCTCTCCCTGTGCTCCTCCTCACGTCGCCCCGGCGCCGGAGCCCCGCGCCTCCAGCGCGCAACCCGTTCTATCTCTTCCGCTCCCGCCCGCGTCCTGGCCCGCGCCAGGATCTCCCCGCGCTGCTCCTACTCTGTCGGCGCTGTGGAGCCGCCCGCGGCGGCGCTTCGGCGGGTCCTGGAGACGCCGGGCGCTCACCAGGCGCCCGCCTGCTACGACGCACTCAGCGCCCGTCTTGTTGAGCGAGCCGGGTTCAGGGCCTGCTTCACGAGCG GCTTCTCAATCTCTGCTGCACGACTTGGATTACCGGATGTTGGTCTCATCTCTTATGGGGAAATGATTGACCAAGGGCGCCTAATCACTGAAGCAGTATCAATCCCTGTGATTGGTGATGCTGACAATGGTTATGGAAACTGTATGAATGTGAAGAGGACAGTTAGGGGATTTATTAATGCTGGTTTTGCTGGAATTATTCTTGAAGATCAG GTGTCACCAAAAGCATGTGGACATACACAAGGAAGGAAGGTTGTCTCGAGGGAGGAAGCAATTATGCACATAAAAGCTGCTGTAGATGCCAGGAATGAGAGTGGCTCCGACATAGTTATTGTAGCAAGGACAGATTCTCGTCAAGCTTTGTCTCTCGATGAAGCATTGTTGCGAGTACGTGCCTTTGCTGACGCTGGAGCAGATGTTTTATTTATTGATGCCCTTGCTTCAAGAGAAGAGATGAAGGCGTTTTGTGCTATTGCACCTGGAGTTCCAAAAATG GCCAACATGTTAGAAGGTGGTGGTAAAACTCCTATACTGGGCCCTGTTGAACTTGAAGAAATAGGTTATAAAATCATAGCCTACCCGTTATCTCTAATCGGGGTATCAATGCGTGCAATGGAG GATGCTCTTGTTGCTATAAAGGGTGGTCGCATACCTCCTCCAGGCAGCTTACCATCATTTGAAGAGATCAAAGATACACTGGGGTTTAGCCACTACTATGAGGAAGAAAACCAATATGTTGTGACACCAGCCCAATCGTACAGGAGTG GTGAACCAAGCAGTTCAGGAGAATCCAAGTCCAGGACTGAAAAGCCACAAGAACCTGTTGTTGACATATTGCCTCAGGTATATGATGTTGGTTCCACTGGTGGCAGAGGACCTTCTACTGGGATGTGGTCACGTACACTGCGGTTAAAGATTACAGGCAGAGACGGAGTTCAGAAATTTGATGCTAGAATACCT GCCGGATTCTTAGAAGggatgacaaaaattattccag GCTTGGCTGGAGCTAATATCATGGAAAGGCTTCGGAATGCGCCTATTGACATGGAAAACCCCCAGAACGGTCAGATACTGCTTGATGTTGAGGACACTGTTGGAGATAGGATCCAGGTGTTCATTGG ACTCTGA
- the LOC133924538 gene encoding uncharacterized protein LOC133924538 isoform X1 produces the protein MACYAALLHQPLASSLSLCSSSRRPGAGAPRLQRATRSISSAPARVLARARISPRCSYSVGAVEPPAAALRRVLETPGAHQAPACYDALSARLVERAGFRACFTSGFSISAARLGLPDVGLISYGEMIDQGRLITEAVSIPVIGDADNGYGNCMNVKRTVRGFINAGFAGIILEDQVSPKACGHTQGRKVVSREEAIMHIKAAVDARNESGSDIVIVARTDSRQALSLDEALLRVRAFADAGADVLFIDALASREEMKAFCAIAPGVPKMANMLEGGGKTPILGPVELEEIGYKIIAYPLSLIGVSMRAMEDALVAIKGGRIPPPGSLPSFEEIKDTLGFSHYYEEENQYVVTPAQSYRSGYYDYTSEPSSSGESKSRTEKPQEPVVDILPQVYDVGSTGGRGPSTGMWSRTLRLKITGRDGVQKFDARIPAGFLEGMTKIIPGLAGANIMERLRNAPIDMENPQNGQILLDVEDTVGDRIQVFIGL, from the exons ATGGCGTGCTACGCCGCCCTCCTGCACCAGCCGCTCGCCTCCTCGCTCTCCCTGTGCTCCTCCTCACGTCGCCCCGGCGCCGGAGCCCCGCGCCTCCAGCGCGCAACCCGTTCTATCTCTTCCGCTCCCGCCCGCGTCCTGGCCCGCGCCAGGATCTCCCCGCGCTGCTCCTACTCTGTCGGCGCTGTGGAGCCGCCCGCGGCGGCGCTTCGGCGGGTCCTGGAGACGCCGGGCGCTCACCAGGCGCCCGCCTGCTACGACGCACTCAGCGCCCGTCTTGTTGAGCGAGCCGGGTTCAGGGCCTGCTTCACGAGCG GCTTCTCAATCTCTGCTGCACGACTTGGATTACCGGATGTTGGTCTCATCTCTTATGGGGAAATGATTGACCAAGGGCGCCTAATCACTGAAGCAGTATCAATCCCTGTGATTGGTGATGCTGACAATGGTTATGGAAACTGTATGAATGTGAAGAGGACAGTTAGGGGATTTATTAATGCTGGTTTTGCTGGAATTATTCTTGAAGATCAG GTGTCACCAAAAGCATGTGGACATACACAAGGAAGGAAGGTTGTCTCGAGGGAGGAAGCAATTATGCACATAAAAGCTGCTGTAGATGCCAGGAATGAGAGTGGCTCCGACATAGTTATTGTAGCAAGGACAGATTCTCGTCAAGCTTTGTCTCTCGATGAAGCATTGTTGCGAGTACGTGCCTTTGCTGACGCTGGAGCAGATGTTTTATTTATTGATGCCCTTGCTTCAAGAGAAGAGATGAAGGCGTTTTGTGCTATTGCACCTGGAGTTCCAAAAATG GCCAACATGTTAGAAGGTGGTGGTAAAACTCCTATACTGGGCCCTGTTGAACTTGAAGAAATAGGTTATAAAATCATAGCCTACCCGTTATCTCTAATCGGGGTATCAATGCGTGCAATGGAG GATGCTCTTGTTGCTATAAAGGGTGGTCGCATACCTCCTCCAGGCAGCTTACCATCATTTGAAGAGATCAAAGATACACTGGGGTTTAGCCACTACTATGAGGAAGAAAACCAATATGTTGTGACACCAGCCCAATCGTACAGGAGTG GTTATTATGATTATACAAGTGAACCAAGCAGTTCAGGAGAATCCAAGTCCAGGACTGAAAAGCCACAAGAACCTGTTGTTGACATATTGCCTCAGGTATATGATGTTGGTTCCACTGGTGGCAGAGGACCTTCTACTGGGATGTGGTCACGTACACTGCGGTTAAAGATTACAGGCAGAGACGGAGTTCAGAAATTTGATGCTAGAATACCT GCCGGATTCTTAGAAGggatgacaaaaattattccag GCTTGGCTGGAGCTAATATCATGGAAAGGCTTCGGAATGCGCCTATTGACATGGAAAACCCCCAGAACGGTCAGATACTGCTTGATGTTGAGGACACTGTTGGAGATAGGATCCAGGTGTTCATTGG ACTCTGA
- the LOC133924539 gene encoding polyadenylate-binding protein 2-like, translating into MAAQVAANGGAAGAAPAVLSPGAVGVGVAQPLPTTSLYVGDLDGSVTDSQLYELFSQAGQVVSVRVCRDVTSRRSLGYAYVNFSNPLDAVRALELLNFALLNNKPIRVMYSNRDPSSRRSGSANIFIKNLDKTIDNKTLHDTFSTFGTILSCKVATDEVGQSKGFGFVQYEKEEAAQTAIKSLNGMLINDKPVYVGHFLRKQERDNSFDKTKFNNVFVKNLSESTTQEDLVKFFGEYGNITSAVVMIGMDGKSRCFGFINFENPDDAARAVQELNGKKIDDKEWYVGRAQKKSEREMELKRRFEQSMKDAADKYQGLNLYLKNLDDNIGDDQLRELFSNFGKITSCKVMLDQNGLSKGSGFVAFSTREEASHALTEMNGKMISGKPLYVAFAQRKEDRKVMLQAQFSQMRPAVPMTPTLAPRLPMYSPLAPQQLFYGQAPPTMIPPQPGFGFQQQLVPGMRPGGPHMPNYFVPVVQQGQQGPRPGIRRSGAGAQGQQPAQSFQQQMLPRGRMYRYQPGRNMPEAPPMPGLAGGMIQPYDMGSFPVRDAVLSPAAQIGTLTSALANASPEQQRTLLGENLYPLVEQLEPNQAAKVTGMLLEMDQTEVLHLLESPEALKSKVAEAMDVLRNVAHQQNPNTPTGQVAALSLTEGIIS; encoded by the exons ATGGCGGCGCAAGTGGCGGCGAACGGGGGCGCGGCGGGGGCTGCCCCCGCGGTGTTGTCGCCGGGAGCGGTCGGCGTCGGCGTGGCGCAGCCGCTTCCGACCACGTCGCTCTACGTGGGCGACCTGGATGGGTCGGTCACGGACTCGCAGCTGTACGAGCTCTTCAGCCAGGCGGGGCAGGTGGTGTCGGTGCGCGTCTGCAGGGACGTCACCTCCCGCCGCTCGCTCGGATACGCCTACGTCAACTTCAGCAACCCCTTGGATG CTGTGAGAGCATTGGAACTGCTGAACTTTGCTCTTCTTAACAACAAGCCTATTCGGGTGATGTATTCGAACCGTGACCCAAGCAGCCGGAGGAGTGGCTCCGCTAACATTTTCATCAAG AACCTCGACAAGACAATAGACAACAAAACTCTTCATGATACCTTTTCTACATTTGGTACCATTCTTTCATGTAAGGTGGCCACAGATGAAGTGGGCCAATCAAAAGGCTTTGGTTTTGTTCAGtatgaaaaagaagaagctgCACAGACTGCAATTAAAAGTCTTAATGGGATGCTTATCAATGACAAGCCTGTTTATGTTGGACATTTTCTTCGCAAGCAAGAGAGAGACAATTCTTTTGACAAGACAAAATTTAACAATGTCTTTGTGAAAAATTTGTCTGAATCTACCACACAGGAGGATCTAGTAAAATTTTTTGGTGAATATGGGAATATTACAAGTGCTGTTGTCATGATTGGCATGGATGGTAAATCAAGGTGCTTTGGCTTCATCAATTTTGAGAATCCAGATGATGCTGCCCGTGCTGTTCAGGAACTTAATGGAAAAAAGATAGATGACAAAGAGTGGTATGTTGGAAGAGCGCAGAAGAAGTCAGAAAGAGAGATGGAACTAAAAAGGAGATTTgagcaaagcatgaaagatgCTGCTGACAAATATCAAGGACTGAACTTATATCTCAAGAACTTGGATGATAACATTGGAGATGATCAACTTCGTGAATTGTTCTCAAACTTTGGCAAAATTACCTCGTGCAAG GTAATGCTTGACCAAAATGGCCTTAGCAAAGGCTCTGGCTTTGTTGCGTTTTCAACTCGTGAGGAAGCATCTCATGCT TTAACTGAAATGAATGGCAAAATGATATCTGGAAAGCCATTGTATGTTGCATTTGCACAGCGTAAAGAAGATAGAAAAGTGATGTTACAG GCACAATTTTCTCAGATGCGCCCTGCTGTACCAATGACACCCACTCTGGCTCCCCGCCTACCAATGTACTCTCCTTTGGCTCCTCAGCAACTCTTCTATGGACAAGCTCCGCCAACTATGATACCCCCTCAG CCGGGATTCGGTTTCCAGCAGCAGCTTGTTCCAGGCATGAGACCTGGGGGTCCCCATATGCCAAATTACTTTGTTCCGGTTGTTCAGCAAGGCCAACAGGGTCCGCGCCCAGGTATTAGGCGCTCTGGTGCTGGGGCCCAGGGCCAGCAACCTGCTCAGTCATTTCAGCAACAG ATGCTTCCACGAGGACGGATGTACCGTTATCAACCTGGCCGTAACATGCCTGAAGCTCCGCCAATGCCGGGGCTTGCTGGAGGTATGATTCAGCCGTACGATATGGGAAGCTTCCCAGTAAGAGATGCTGTCTTATCGCCTGCTGCTCAAATTGGGACTCTGACTTCTGCCCTTGCAAATGCTTCTCCGGAGCAGCAAAGAACG CTACTTGGTGAAAACCTGTACCCACTGGTTGAGCAACTGGAACCAAACCAAGCAGCCAAGGTCACTGGAATGCTTTTGGAGATGGATCAGACAGAGGTTCTTCATTTGCTCGAGTCTCCTGAGGCTCTCAAGTCCAAGGTTGCTGAGGCAATGGATGTTCTCCGCAATGTGGCCCATCAGCAGAATCCAAACACCCCGACCGGTCAAGTTGCTGCGCTATCACTGACCGAAGGCATTATCTCCTAA